The genome window TAGTCATAAAAAAACTAATGAGTTCAAAACAATGCTTGAGTGCATATTTTGTCCTGTATGCATTTTGTACCTTACAGATGCTGCCTGCTATGGATTTGAGGTATTCTACAAttccagaagaaaaaaaatattagaagagAAGATGAAAGGAATCAGACGACTTTCTGGCCAAGAgaacatataaaagaaaaagcaagCAGCCAAGCAAAAAGCAAGTGAACAACTCCTCATGACACTGAGAATAGGCTAAGTAGAAGACAGGTTCACTCTCATTTTACATGTTAAGTTCCCAGTAGAGTAAGAGGGCTTATAGGGGGACCAGCACTTGTAAGTAAAAACACCGTAAGGGAGCATATGTACATGTgcaaaaaatcactttttctaCCGATTAATCCACAAAATCTACCAAATCAATAAACTACTAACtggaatattttttatggtataaAAACTTGAATTATCAGTTAAGACAAGTTCCTTATTCAGAAGGCAGAACAAATTCCTTGTAAGAGTGCATGccttgaggcttggctcaagtgggaggttccaggttcaagtcccaatagggaaaaaaattacctataaataaaataaaataaaaaaatccttgTGAGGGAACCGTATTAAATAAATGCATCAACTTTCTGTGTCTGATTAGTGAAGGATTAGTCCCAACTACCAAACCAAGGATTTTGAGGAGTAAACCAAGTAGGAGGATCAATCATTAAGGTTATATGCTATAAGCATTTGCAGTCTTGGAAACATGCAACTTTGAGAATAACTTTCACAAGGTGAACCAAACAAGCCCCAGAGTGGGATTTTCTGAGTTGCAGGCAAGTCTTGATTATTATTTCAGTTTCATGAGCATAGAAACATCCACTAAAAGAAAGTGGGGGGGAGGAATCAAGTTTcttaaaaggaaaaggaaatgttAGCATAGTTGGAAAACCATCCCAAGCAAAAGTTCTAACAACTAGGCACTGATAGGGCTCAACAACAGCTGAAGCAACAGAGCTAATCACATTGAATTATCACAAGAATATTATCCAACTAAACTAAGACATTGGCACAAAGCAAAAGAATAACAAAATTGCAGAATATATGACATCCGGGAAGATCCATAAAAGGGTGGAACTAAATGCATAAAGCTTAAGATATGAAGTTTGGACACTACTCAAAAAGTGAAGAAGAGCATTTGCTGTTATGCCAAAGCTTCCTAGTATCACTCAATGATGGACTGAATAACACCAGCTCCAACAGTCTTGCCCCCTTCTCTGATGGCAAACCTCATCCCTTGCTCGCAAGCCACTGGCATTATGAGCTCAACCACCATCTTAACTCGGTCACCGGGCATCACCATCTTAGACTCCTCATCCTTATCATTCATAATGGATGTCACCTTGCCAGTCACATCAGTAGTCCTCATGTAGAATTGAGGTCTATACCCTGCGAAAAATGGTGAATGCCTGCCACCCTCTTCCTTCTTTAGCACATACACAATTGCTGCAAACTTAGTATGCGGGGTAATGGTACCGGGCTTAGCTAAAACCATCCCTCTCTGGATATCAGCCTTCTGAACACCCCTGAGTAAGATTCCAACATTGTCCCCAGCAAGCGCCTCATCAAGAATTTTCTGAAACATTTCAACCCCAGTTACAGTAGTGCTTCGGGTGTCCTTCAGACCCACAATGTCCACTGTCTCTCCAACCTTAATCGTACCCCTCTCGACACGGCCGGTGGCCACGGTTCCACGACCCGTGATTGAAAAAACATCTTCAATGGCAAGAAGAAATGGGAGATCGGTTTGGCGTTGGGGAATTGGTATATAACTGTCAACAGAATCCATAAGCTCATAAATTTTATCGACCCATTGGTTTTCACCTCGCTTAATGCTGGGATTTGCCATCAGAGCTTCCAAAGCCAAAAGAGCTGAGCCAGAGATGATAGGAACATCATCACCTGGGAACTCATACGAAGAAAGAAGCTCACGAACTTCCAATTCAACAAGTTGCAGAAGCTCCTCGTCATCAACTTGGTCTTGTTTATTGAGGAAAACAACCATATTGGGGACACCCACTTGCTTGGCCAACAGTATGTGCTCCTTGGTCTGGGGCATGGGCCCGTCAGCGCCGGAGACGACGAGAATGGCGCCATCCATCTGGGCAGCCCCGGTGATCATGTTCTTGACATAATCGGCATGACCGGGGCAATCGACGTGGGCGTAATGGCGGTTCTCAGTCTCGTACTCGACGGTGGCAGTGTTAATAGTAATTCCACGGGCGCGCTCTTCCGGGGCGGCATCGATTTCGTCGTACTTCTTGGGGGCGCTGTTGCCCATGGCCGCTAAGGCCATGGTAAGAGCGGCAGTGAGAGTGGTCTTGCCGTGGTCGACATGGCCAATTGTCCCAATGTTGAGATGGGGCTTATTCCTCTCGAATTTTCCCCTGGCAGCTCGAACAGTGAAAGAACGGCGCTGAGTGGTGGTGGCAGTGGTGGTGGGGGTTAAAAGGAAGGTGGTGGAGGGTTTACTGAGAAAGGAGGAGGAGAGGTTAGAGGGATGTTTTCTGGTACGGGGAGAAGGGGTGCAGAGAGCGAGAGTGGTTgaggaagaaggagaagaaggaggAGGAGATGGGTATATGAGCTTTGTGGAAGCAGAAGCTGAAGTTGCTGAAATTGCCATTGAAGGAGGCTAGAATttagagagagcgagagagagagagggaggtgGGTGTAGGAGTGGGTGGTGAAGGAGGACTGGAGGAGGGAGGAGTGGGGAGTGGGGATTTTGTTATCTGCAGCTGTGTGGGAAGACCAAAGATGGCCTCATACGCCCCTCCTATCCGTTTCTGCTTCACATGTTCTCTCGCCACTCCTACTCACCCTACTTCTCTGCTACCCTTCTCTTCTCTTTACACGTGGATTTCGTATTTTCATATATTCCCTGAAATATAAGTATAAAAtggaaaacttaaaatattgttttcctgaaaaatatttttttttaaaaaaaaattttggcagattttctttatcataaaaatttggaatcaaatatagttttaattttaaaactttagatattttaaaattatttaatttttacataaaagaagagaataagtgaaatatattaactttaaacttattatttttttatgaattaatcGGTTAAAATGGATAAAAGAATTCCCCTATTTGTAAATCTAAGACCCATTTGgccatgtttttttaaatttatttttaaaaattgtttattatttttttaacttaaaaataatttttaaaaataagttttaaaaaatatgtttagacgggttgatatttttcttttattttaataaatagatgaaaataatttttacttattctttgtttactttgtttttaaagaataatgaccaaacagttttaaaaaaaattaaaaacaattttttgttttatttttaaatcacgcCATCAAATTGAGTCTAGTTCTTTAATGTTTtgcttgaaaaataattaaaagaaaatgttatttttatgagataacaacaaagatatttttattaaatttttcaaaaaatggaaagttggaattttaaatttggattttgaatcttttaatcaaataacccatttttttattccctcattttttttccctattttctttttgttatatttttctcaaattaaaaaaaaaaaaatcaaatataagatttGTGTTTTAACAAAATCCTAAGATATCTATTAATTTTCACTAATTAAGAGTAAAAGAAGTAAAAGTAATTcttgttaaattttaaaaatggttaagaataatattagtattataaaattttcaagggaaattttcatgttatataaaattataataataataataatttttttatgagaaacaatttttaaaaaattttatattaaaaaattttcaaataaaaaagtcTTTTAATAAAACTATTCAAAAGCAACCATAAAAATTCTAATTAAGattaatgaatttaatcaaatttatttttaacataaatgaaAAGATCCCTATATTTGGAGcaagatttttgaaagaaaaaaatatcaaattgatatTTAGTTTCAAGAAAATcctaaggaaaagaaaaaaaaatacttaaaatcaaaatcttatgtttggtttctggaaaaaaaaaatactcaagaaaattaaatataacgaattcaaaatttttgcattttaaaatcatttaatttttacgtaaaaaggtaaaaaaaattataaattataaatattttttccatcatatttttagtggttattttatttctctcaaaatttttcaaaaaaaccaaacatttCTTGCTTTTGAGATTTGTTGTGGAGTAAGATCAAATGGGTCATGGGGCCAATCCCATAACGGCCTGCGACTACAACTATAACTAAATGTGTCTTACTGAGTAGGGTGACTACTTACCATTGACCAAAAGTGGGTTGATCGAGACCCATCAAATCTTAAGGTGGTCTGGAATGTTGTGGCTAATATGAACTATCAAGGATTATGACTCCTACACATTCCACATCCTCAGCTGAGTGTGTCTCCCTTTGTGCCACGTACTTCATTTCAGACCATTTGGTGGTACCCAAATCCACCACATATCCCCATGGCGGGGGGTGGGGCAGGGTTGTGGTGTGGATGAGAGTGCATGATTTGTATATCTATAAAGTTTCACTTTTATAGGTGGTTTTCAATGTGTCAATTGTAAgattattctttgttttaataattgaatattagTATTGATCAAAGGACttgcaaaagaaatgaaaattaaattttttggtcATAAAAAGAGGACTTACCTATAACCCTCATAGTTTTAAAGGGTAAAAGGCACACTTAAGGTGCAAAAGTCTCCTACATCTTAGACGCAAGGCAAAACATAAGGCACATGCATAAGTAAAGTGAAATTGAACTAAGAGACGTATCGATTTTATAAGATATAatccaaaatttaattcaattaatgaaaaatttaagattccaaacatttaaaagaagcattaaacaaaaattcataaaattatataaattttaatatacaattaaaaatttcaagaataaaagtatttaaaaagaaaaataagttaaatgagatGCTCCTTTTGAACAGGGTATCTTGGCAAGCAAGATGCTATAACTATGGAGTGGTTACGCCTTGGGTACACCTTCTAAAATTATGAGCTTTCTTGAGGTAGTTTTGTGATCTAAGatccaaattttaattagtGTTAGTGTAGCTTAAATTTTTTCAATCCCTGGTTGATCTTAATTAATGGAATCACAATGAGTGAGATCTTCTATTAATAATCCTTCATACTTTGATAAAAACaattatccctattggaaagtTTGAATAGAATTCTTCCTAGAGATGCAAAGAGGATGAATTTATAATGTAAATTTGATTGGGGACTTCCATTAAAGTTTGAATAGAACTAGTAAATTCATTAGAGAATTAAAGCCCAAACATGAATATGACAAACTTGATAATAAAGACAATGAGGTAAACACTAGTGCTTTCACCAACATTTAATGGTATGAGTCCTAATGAGTTTCATAGGATAACAATATCTAAGCATACTAAAGAGCCTTGAGATATTCTTTCTATTACTCACGAGGGTACTTCTGTTGTGAAGTTGTCTAAAATACAAATGTTTGATGTAATTTATAATTCATATTGCTCGAAGTGAAAAAGGTTACTTTGGTCAAATCTATATTGTATGTATTTAAACCAAAAAGGGAAGTAATCAATTGCAAATTGGAAAAACTCCAATGTGGAAGAGACTACTTAGTACGTGAAAggtaattttctatatttaaggATAACACCTTCACGTTTACAATTGGTTCTTGTTGAGATTTAtgatcatttgataaaaataacaataaattcaaAGGGGGAGTTTAAGTATTGTGTTTAAACAATCAAAGAGTTTCATGTTAAATAGAAGTCAAATAGAATGagaatgattttgattttgatcatgATATGACTTAATGGATAACCTAGATGAGTAATATGGATTATATTGATCAAAGAGAAAATTGATCACCTTATTATTGATCACTATTGTTTGATGTTATGGTTGTTATATCTTATGTACTCTTGAAATGTCCCTAAGTctaaatatcaattatttttcttttttagatcaTTTCTCTGAAAGATTTATGAGTTAATTTTTTGTGTTTACTCGAATAATTTATGAATTTCATAATTTGTTAAGTACCGATAACATAAAGAGAGCAGCCTGCATATGAGTTCATCATTTTCTTGCTTAGATTCCCTTTTTTAGATGAATTTCAAGGGATTTTACATTAAGAGAGACATATTTTACGTTTGAAGGATAACTTAAGTATCTGAGAAGCTAAAAGAACACTTGATGATAACTTAGGAATAGAAGGAACTACTTGAGTGCCCTTCCCATGCTAGGAGCATTCAAGCACTCCATGGAATGCTtccaacacacacacacactattTCTTACGATTTATTCTTAGTTTCACTTCACTTTCTCATATTCTTATGTGTTCTCAAGGTTATGTTGGTCCTTCCTACATTGTCTCTTTGCTCTAATATGGATTTTTGACCCAATTAATTGCATATTTGTCTTTGTAAGATTGTTCCTATGGATTTCCTAGTCATTTTCAACATTTAGTTTCCTATGTTTGTACCcataaattctagtttatttgtTTCAGTAGAGATGTCATCTAGGTGCACTAGGCAATGCGTTTCTTCACTTCCTCTTTCTACGCCTAGATTTGGTCTTTATTCTCCGATTCAAGGTCCATTTAACTTGGATGACCTTTTAGATAAGTGCTTCATATTTGAGTAGCACATGGAGATTTACTATTCCCAATTTCATAAGCTTAGAGTAGAGCCTGAGTGTGAGCTCTTCCATGCATCTTTAGGAAGTGCCATTGAGAGCCCATGAATTGCTTGATTGGGTTGTCTACCTACATTATGCATGAATATGGGATTACTATACCACCGACATTTAGGTCAATTAGAAAAACCTTGggtcttcatcatttttttgaGTGATTGCTTACTTTTCCCTTAAAATCCCTTTGGTGACCACTTTTTAAAGCTCCTAGAGATTCTTATGGGATTATTTAGTGCTAACTCTACCAAAACAACCTAGATTCTTACTATGTTTGTGAATTATATCTTCTATCCCACCTCTCATAGGACCCAAATCCTATAGCAACTACATGATTCATTCACTATGTTTTATTTGGTCATCCTATTAACATTGCTCAAGTTATATTTAACATTATGTGCTCCTACAAAAACTCCTCTCATTCAAGGAGTACTCCATTTACCATCATAATCTCTTGCATCTTGGTAGAAGTCGATGATCTCTCACATCTTAGTAGAAGTTGATGATCTCTTGCATCTTGGTGGAGGTTGGATTCAACTTCTAGCATGATTTACAGGTGTTTAGATCAAACAACTCCTATTAATGAGAGCACATGGTCTAAGCATGTTAGTTATACGCATGAATACCTAATGGGACATCTAACTTATGTTAAGGAGGCAAAGATTCAAGGGATGGAGCAAGGTAGTGGAGAGAGGAGTGGTCCGAGGACTTGAGGCAAGGTAGTAGAGGACATGTAATAGCTTTATTGTTGACCATGTCAAATCGAGAAGGATCTTTCAAGCTACTATTGAGTCATGGGTGTCATTACAGTCTAGTTTGAGCTCCAAATGTTTTCCTTCTCTAGACAATTTGAGCTAGAGGCTTTTAAGGTGTTTATTCTTGCTATATTGGTGTTTTTCCTAGCtcatctatatttttatgatgatgGTTTGTGTTCTTTTAGATTTGATAGTTTGATGTATTTGGATA of Vitis vinifera cultivar Pinot Noir 40024 chromosome 17, ASM3070453v1 contains these proteins:
- the LOC100244975 gene encoding elongation factor TuB, chloroplastic — its product is MAISATSASASTKLIYPSPPPSSPSSSTTLALCTPSPRTRKHPSNLSSSFLSKPSTTFLLTPTTTATTTQRRSFTVRAARGKFERNKPHLNIGTIGHVDHGKTTLTAALTMALAAMGNSAPKKYDEIDAAPEERARGITINTATVEYETENRHYAHVDCPGHADYVKNMITGAAQMDGAILVVSGADGPMPQTKEHILLAKQVGVPNMVVFLNKQDQVDDEELLQLVELEVRELLSSYEFPGDDVPIISGSALLALEALMANPSIKRGENQWVDKIYELMDSVDSYIPIPQRQTDLPFLLAIEDVFSITGRGTVATGRVERGTIKVGETVDIVGLKDTRSTTVTGVEMFQKILDEALAGDNVGILLRGVQKADIQRGMVLAKPGTITPHTKFAAIVYVLKKEEGGRHSPFFAGYRPQFYMRTTDVTGKVTSIMNDKDEESKMVMPGDRVKMVVELIMPVACEQGMRFAIREGGKTVGAGVIQSIIE